In Vibrio pomeroyi, the genomic window GCGTCACAAGCTTAAGAAAGATGTTCAGATGGTGTTCCAAGACCCTTATGGTTCTTTATCACCACGTATGACGGTTGGGGAGATCATCACCGAAGGCTTAACGGTGCATCAACCTCACTTGTCAAAACAAGAACGTTTAGAAAGAGCGCGTAAAGCACTGATTGAGGTTCGCTTAGAGCCAAACTCAATTAACCGTTACCCGCACGAATTCTCTGGCGGACAAAGACAACGTATCGCGATTGCTCGTGCGTTGATTCTTGAGCCATCTTTCATACTGTTGGATGAACCGACGTCGGCACTCGACCGCTCAGTACAACTGACCGTGATTGACCTGCTGAAAGATATCCAAGCCAAGCACAACATCGGCTTCCTTTTCATCAGCCACGACCTTTCGGTAGTGAAAGCACTTTCTGATCGTGTATTAGTGATGCAGAAGGGTGAAGTGATGGAGGAAGGCGCGGCAGAAGAGATTTTCAATGCGCCGAAAAACGACTACACCAAGAAACTCATCGCGGCGTCATTCGACTTAGAAAATAAATCGGAAAAAAATGCCGCTTAGAGGGAACTAATCAAGATTAACAGCGTCTTATAAGTACATTCTGAAAAAGCATCTAATGGATTGCACTCTAGAATGGATATAGCAAAACTGGTTTGGCCGCCAAAAGAGAAATGTCGCATGGATGCGACATTTTTCGTTTCTGAAAGATAATAATCTCCAGTCTCTCGACTAAAAAATCGGAACCTAGCGATACAAAGACTTGGTCGACTCTCTGACGATTAAATCAATCGGTGGTAATCGCGCTTCATGCCTCTCGCCTGACAGCAAGTTCAAAATCGACTGCGCACACACCTCTCCAATCTCTTCAATCGGCTGTCTCAAGGTCGTTAATGCTGGCGTGAAATACTTCGACGTTGGCAAGTCATCAAAGCCAATCACCGACACATCTTCTGGTACTTTGTAGCCGTGATCATGCAATGCCTTAATCGCGCCGTAAGCCGTTTGGTCATTGGCCGCGAACAGGGCAGAAAAGTGAATCTTAGATTCGATCAACTCAACGGTTTTCTCATAACCAGACTCGCTGCTGAAATCACCCTGTTTGACGAGTTTTGGCATCACCTTGATACCCGCTTCTTGCAGCGCTTTCTTATAGCCTTCAAAGCGATTACCCGCATCTGGTTGGCTCGAAAGTCCTTTGATATGAGCAATATTCACATGCCCCTGTTGGAGCAAGTGGAGGGTTGCCATGTAACCGCCCAGTACATTATCGATATTGATTGAACGAACGTTGTCTTCAGCGAAGTCATAACCGACCGCGACAATCGGGATGTCTTGCGCGTACTTGGCAATATCCTCTTTGGTGATGCTGCCTGTCACGATGATCATGCCATCGACATTGCTCTTAGCCAGATACTCTAAAGCGTGTATCTCAAGCTTTTTTTGCCAATGCCCGGTAGCTATCACTAACGAATAGCCTTGAGCTATCAGAGTTTTCTCCATGTCGTTGAGGATGCGGCTGGTATAAGGGCTGTCAGGGTGTTGCACCAATACGCCTATCGTTAATGAACGGCGATTGATGTTCTCCTGCATCTGAAAGTTGGGCTTGTAGCCTGTGTCTTTGATGGCCTGCTCGATGTTCTGACTTTTATCATCCGACACATAAGTGGTTCGATTAAGAAAACGAGAAACCGTGCTTGGGGAAACGCCGGCTAGCCTAGCTACATCGTATACGGTGGTTTTTTTAGTTTTCGTGCGCATCTCGATACCCTAATCCAGTGACATTTGGGGAGCCCTAGAGCTCCCCTTCAATTTCAACCTGCATACCACTGCTTTCGTTGAAATCCGTGTCATTAAGTTAATACATGTAGGCGAAGATCATCCCCGGTCTGAAGTAACGACCAGCGGTATATTTCAACCCTGTGCTCAATAGCCATTTATGAAGAACCATGGCCTGCTCAGTGGAAATTTCGCCTTTCAGCATACTAACAAATTTATCACTGTCTTTAGTCAGCTCAGGATTAACTCGACCGTCAGACAGCACACACTTTTGAAATTTAAGTGCAGTAAGCCACTTTTTCGCATCATTTTGTGACAATTTAAAAGATTCTGTAAGATCTTGCTCAGTGAAAGAGACAGAACAGTTGAAGCCTTCTGGTGCGGCAAATGGAATTTTTGAATAGTCATACAGCGCGGTATACACAGTATCCATCAATGTTTCTGCTTGCTGCGATTTCCCCGCTAGGCTCAACGCAGTTGCGACACTAAATTGCACACCAATCCACACATCTTGAGCCTGAAAAGCCTCATGTGGTGAACCGTCTGCCAATGTCATATTCGCCACACCCAACTTAGGGCTGTTGATCTCAAAGTTATGTTTATAAACATAGTCCAATGCGCGTTGAATACACTCTTGCGGGAAAATACCCTCCAAGCCAATCAACTTTAGATAGCTGTCGGCAAGCAAGGCATCGCCAAAGCTGTTGTCTGAATCGGGTACTAACTCTAGATACTCTTGAGTAAAGGCTTGAGGCGCGGTCTCACTCAGCAAGCGTTTCTTAGAGACTCTTTGAGATACCTTGCTGATGTTAATGGAGATGTCGGTCTCATTGAGATAGGCATTGAGCGTATTCTTGTCAGTAATCGAATCGCCCGTCAAAGTCAGGCCTAAGGTTTCCAGAGCTTGGTAGCCTTCGCCAGTTAGATGCTTGGCTTGAACTGGCGTCACGAAAAAGTGGTAGTAGCCTTCTTTCTCATCCCACAAGCTTTGTTCAACCGTCACTAATGCCTTTTTCGAACGTGTTAGATAACCCGCGCCTAGATCGTTTTCACCCATCAATTGTGCAAGTTCACTCGCGGCTTGAAGGCCTGCAACCCAGAGGCTCGCGCAGTAAATTGAGATACCATGTGACGCTAAGTTATCGAAGGTGTCGTCTGTGCCTCGGGTTAGCGGTAAATCGTCACCTTCAGCAACCAAGTTCGATAAGAAATCGATGCTCTCAGTCACAGCCTGCCAGCACTCTTTAACCACAGAAATATCTTGTGTGTTTTGATAGTGACGGTACACCATCAGAATGTATTTCGGTGCTAAGTCCTTCCACTCTTTAACATTGTGCCAGCTATACGCGTCAGGCTGGATGTCGAACGGGCTACCTAAATCGTGAATTACTGCACCTCGAATCGAGCGCACACCTTGGTACTTCTCATCAATCAATTCAGCATTTGGTGTCGCTTCGTATTCCCAGTAACGGCGCTGAGTGAAGTCTTCAGCCAAAATCGCTTTTGAGAACTCTTTCATCACGCAGCCATCAAGCTCTGGCAGCAAATAGAGCAGTGAAAATGATCCATAGAAATACACATCCAGTGAATTAAAGAATGGGTAGTCAACACACTCTTTCACTAGGAACTTGTCTTCTTTATCCCACACTGTAGATTCGGCTAAGAACGACAATGAGTTCATCGCCATCGTCGCATAGCGAAGTGCCGATTCAGGTTTTGAAATCTTGCTTTGAGCCTGTTCGAGGAAAGCCGTTTGTTGCTTCACGATCTGCTGTTCAATGCTCTCAAGCTTTGGCAGAACATCCTCTAACATGGGTAAGGCAGGTTTTGCTTGCGGGTAGAATTGAGTGTAAGCCTTGTCTGAGTGCCAACCATTGAGCATAACTTTACTGTGTGCCATCACCTGTGCGAAACGCAGGTCAACGGATTCGCCCGGCTCCAGTTCAACCTGAACCACAACCAATGCACTCAATGCTTCGCGTCCAGTGTAGATCCCAGTTTGGAATTCGGCGTTAGTACGGCCTGTTTTCAGTGCGAACTCTGTTTGCTGGGTCACTTTCGAAGTATAAAGCGTCGGCTTAACAGACACCGATACCTTGCCAGACTCTAGTAAGTGGTTATCCGTTTGGACACCAAACACCACCTCACCCTCAATATCACTTTGATAAGGGGACTGGCTAGTGAGCTGAACACCACTAAAACCGTGGCTTTCACCGTTTACCTTCACCGCTTGATGCTGCTGAGCTATCGGGTTTTGAGATAAGGTACACGCCGAATCTTGGATCCCATCGCGACCTTTTCGATAGGTTGAACCAATCAGATTTTGCAGAGGTTGAGCAAGCGTAATCACGCGAGTTTGCTGTGATTCGTTGGTGAGCTGGAAATGGTTCCAGTGCATAGGTAATGAACAGAGACGTTTATCGTCTTTAACGAGCGGTGAAACAACCTTGCGCTTGATATTAATACCATCAAAACTATTATATTGATATTCAGCTAATGGATATAAAGCCTTATATTCTATATCGCTACCGTTAACACTCTCTATATCACCATTATTCCCCGAAGTTAGTGATAGCTGTCTCGTTGTATCATTTATCAATAAACCATTAAAGAAATCTAAGGCTACATATAATTGACAATCAATCGACGATGAATCTGATTCAATTAATAGTTTAGTCTTATTAGAAAACTCAACATTCCACTTTATAAAGCTCTCTCTATTTTCTTTATATAAGTTGCCATTTTTTAATGCGTTACGAATGAGGTTAATCGCATTTGAACTATTTTCTATTTTCTTTCCATCGAATAATGCCGGGTAGAAATTCAGGTGAACACTGAGCTCTTGTTCGTTAAGAATCTGAAGGGTATCAATGGTCGGCACATCCATAACCGAAGCATAAAAATCATTAAAATTAATAACTTGTTCTGAACAGTCAACAAATATTCCTGGAATAAAGCTGAAGTTTGGCGTGTTGCCGTTTGGCGTCAGTGTAAATGTATTGCCAATACCGCCCACAGCCATACCAGTATTTTCTGGTGTTGTAGAAATTGGCGTGTACCAAGGTTGAATAAATTCAACTGCATCACCTTTTTTACACAGGTGTTTTGAATTTCCTGAATAGCTTGTATATGGAATTTTATTATTCATTTTAAAACCGCCATTGAATATTTTTTTCTTCTTGTTAATATCTTTCAAAAATGGAGACATCAACATGTTTAAAATTATAAATGAAAAATTTGGAAATATTGACTCTGTCACATTAATAAACCACCAGCATGGTATAGAACTTCAAATAATCAATGGATTTGGTGCTGTTATAAATAAATACGTTGTAAATAACAGTCCATTCTCTTTTATTTGTGGTTATCAGAATTATGATGAACTGATCAACCAACATCCGTTCTTTTCCCGCAGTGCTAAATTATTCCCTTTTCCAAACCGTTTAAACTTAGGTCGTTACAGTTTCGATAACCAAAACCATCAACTCCCTGCTAACTTTCCTTGGTCTGATCACGCCGTACATGGCCTGCTCTACAACCAACCTTTTTCAATCACAAACAGCGTAGCCAATGAAGAGTCAGCCAGTATGACGCTGCTGTATCAAACGTCATCTTTGCACCCTGCTTTCCCGTTCGCTTTTAACCTTGAAGTCACCTTCACTATCGACATCACAGGCAAGCTATCTTGCACGACAACTGTCTCTAATTGTGGTGATTTCGCCTTCCCATTCGGTGATGCTTGGCACCCTTATTTCTCGCTTGGCACTGATTTGACACAGTGTGGGCTTACCATGTCACCTTGTGCTGAGGTCATACACGAGAACGACTTGCCTAATGGTGAAAAACAGGCTTTTGACCGTTTGTCTTTAGGTGATTCCCTGACCAATCAAAGCCTAAACCACTGCTTTGAATTTGATTCGGAGGCCACCAACCAACTGACTTTCACACGCTCAGATTCATCTGCCGCGATTCACTATCAACAAGATGCGAGATACCCATTTGTTCAGCTGTACACTCCAGCGAGTGAGCAAAGTATTGCAATAGAACCAATGACTTGCCCTGCCGATGCTTTCAATAACCAGATTGGCTTATTGACGCTTAGCCCGAACCAATCTCAAACCTTCACTTGGCAATGCCAAGCTGCCTAT contains:
- a CDS encoding aldose 1-epimerase, whose amino-acid sequence is MFKIINEKFGNIDSVTLINHQHGIELQIINGFGAVINKYVVNNSPFSFICGYQNYDELINQHPFFSRSAKLFPFPNRLNLGRYSFDNQNHQLPANFPWSDHAVHGLLYNQPFSITNSVANEESASMTLLYQTSSLHPAFPFAFNLEVTFTIDITGKLSCTTTVSNCGDFAFPFGDAWHPYFSLGTDLTQCGLTMSPCAEVIHENDLPNGEKQAFDRLSLGDSLTNQSLNHCFEFDSEATNQLTFTRSDSSAAIHYQQDARYPFVQLYTPASEQSIAIEPMTCPADAFNNQIGLLTLSPNQSQTFTWQCQAAYQQK
- a CDS encoding LacI family DNA-binding transcriptional regulator, producing the protein MRTKTKKTTVYDVARLAGVSPSTVSRFLNRTTYVSDDKSQNIEQAIKDTGYKPNFQMQENINRRSLTIGVLVQHPDSPYTSRILNDMEKTLIAQGYSLVIATGHWQKKLEIHALEYLAKSNVDGMIIVTGSITKEDIAKYAQDIPIVAVGYDFAEDNVRSINIDNVLGGYMATLHLLQQGHVNIAHIKGLSSQPDAGNRFEGYKKALQEAGIKVMPKLVKQGDFSSESGYEKTVELIESKIHFSALFAANDQTAYGAIKALHDHGYKVPEDVSVIGFDDLPTSKYFTPALTTLRQPIEEIGEVCAQSILNLLSGERHEARLPPIDLIVRESTKSLYR
- a CDS encoding non-lysosomal glucosylceramidase: MNNKIPYTSYSGNSKHLCKKGDAVEFIQPWYTPISTTPENTGMAVGGIGNTFTLTPNGNTPNFSFIPGIFVDCSEQVINFNDFYASVMDVPTIDTLQILNEQELSVHLNFYPALFDGKKIENSSNAINLIRNALKNGNLYKENRESFIKWNVEFSNKTKLLIESDSSSIDCQLYVALDFFNGLLINDTTRQLSLTSGNNGDIESVNGSDIEYKALYPLAEYQYNSFDGINIKRKVVSPLVKDDKRLCSLPMHWNHFQLTNESQQTRVITLAQPLQNLIGSTYRKGRDGIQDSACTLSQNPIAQQHQAVKVNGESHGFSGVQLTSQSPYQSDIEGEVVFGVQTDNHLLESGKVSVSVKPTLYTSKVTQQTEFALKTGRTNAEFQTGIYTGREALSALVVVQVELEPGESVDLRFAQVMAHSKVMLNGWHSDKAYTQFYPQAKPALPMLEDVLPKLESIEQQIVKQQTAFLEQAQSKISKPESALRYATMAMNSLSFLAESTVWDKEDKFLVKECVDYPFFNSLDVYFYGSFSLLYLLPELDGCVMKEFSKAILAEDFTQRRYWEYEATPNAELIDEKYQGVRSIRGAVIHDLGSPFDIQPDAYSWHNVKEWKDLAPKYILMVYRHYQNTQDISVVKECWQAVTESIDFLSNLVAEGDDLPLTRGTDDTFDNLASHGISIYCASLWVAGLQAASELAQLMGENDLGAGYLTRSKKALVTVEQSLWDEKEGYYHFFVTPVQAKHLTGEGYQALETLGLTLTGDSITDKNTLNAYLNETDISINISKVSQRVSKKRLLSETAPQAFTQEYLELVPDSDNSFGDALLADSYLKLIGLEGIFPQECIQRALDYVYKHNFEINSPKLGVANMTLADGSPHEAFQAQDVWIGVQFSVATALSLAGKSQQAETLMDTVYTALYDYSKIPFAAPEGFNCSVSFTEQDLTESFKLSQNDAKKWLTALKFQKCVLSDGRVNPELTKDSDKFVSMLKGEISTEQAMVLHKWLLSTGLKYTAGRYFRPGMIFAYMY